In Nitrospira sp., one DNA window encodes the following:
- a CDS encoding helix-turn-helix domain-containing protein, with protein sequence MTLLTIFEAAKFLRLTKRTLYQRVDIPRVRYGHRVMFVKEDLESWVRSLCEGGAVKDLDEQGVLPKPVDGRPGKVYHRNPLFVLPRHKGLR encoded by the coding sequence ATGACACTCTTAACAATTTTTGAGGCAGCGAAGTTTTTGAGGCTTACAAAACGGACCCTCTATCAGCGTGTCGATATCCCTCGGGTTCGCTATGGGCATCGTGTCATGTTTGTCAAAGAGGATCTTGAAAGTTGGGTCAGAAGCTTATGTGAGGGCGGTGCGGTGAAAGACCTTGATGAGCAAGGAGTACTGCCGAAGCCCGTTGACGGCAGACCTGGCAAGGTCTACCATCGAAACCCTTTGTTTGTGTTACCTCGTCATAAAGGTCTGCGATGA
- the lexA gene encoding transcriptional repressor LexA: MQPHELKQVRTSLGLTQDTLAQTLKVTRQTINRYEQKIVPIPTTVELALMQLSSSQIPLAGVVAAGAPIEPIPQMERVEVPKSMVGRGETFALRVKGTSMQNEGIFPGDIVVVQKQATARNGQTVIALVNGEATIKTYYRKAGMVELHPANDAMQPIIIKPSDSFQIEGIAVGVIRHLRK; this comes from the coding sequence ATGCAGCCTCATGAACTCAAACAGGTGCGGACCTCCCTCGGGTTGACCCAAGACACCCTTGCGCAAACCCTCAAAGTGACGCGGCAGACTATCAATCGGTACGAGCAGAAGATCGTGCCGATCCCCACCACCGTGGAATTGGCTCTGATGCAACTCAGCTCCTCCCAGATTCCGCTGGCTGGGGTTGTCGCGGCAGGGGCGCCCATTGAACCGATTCCTCAGATGGAACGCGTCGAGGTGCCGAAAAGTATGGTCGGTCGTGGAGAGACCTTCGCCCTTCGGGTCAAAGGCACGTCCATGCAGAATGAAGGCATCTTCCCGGGTGACATTGTCGTGGTGCAGAAACAAGCCACTGCCCGCAATGGGCAGACCGTGATCGCCTTGGTGAATGGCGAGGCGACAATCAAGACGTATTACCGCAAGGCCGGTATGGTGGAACTACATCCCGCCAATGACGCCATGCAGCCGATCATCATCAAGCCATCGGACAGCTTCCAGATCGAAGGGATTGCTGTCGGCGTCATCCGTCATCTCCGAAAGTGA